In Candidatus Poribacteria bacterium, one DNA window encodes the following:
- the recA gene encoding recombinase RecA, which yields MTAKAARPAAVAPESDDAAKKKAIELAVAQIEKQFGKGTIMSLTGDNVLPVEVIPTGALALDLALGVGGVPRGRVVEVYGPESSGKTTLCLHILSEAQKRGGVAAFIDAEHAFDRFWAKKVGVDLDALLFSQPDDAEQALEIVETLVRSGAVDCIVVDSVAALAPRVEIAGEMGDSHVGVIARLMSQALRKLTGVINKSRTCVIFINQVREKIGVTYGNPETTPGGRALKFHASIRMEIRRGEALKVGTDTVGYRTRVRIIKNKVAPPYTQAEFDMEFAGGISREGSILDIASDYGIVQKSGAWFSYGEERLGQGRENAKAYLRDNADIAAQVEAKVRESLTGSVVGADRPLPEDADDELDPDLDDELGEVVEDLSDEV from the coding sequence ATGACAGCGAAGGCGGCGAGACCGGCGGCGGTGGCGCCGGAGAGTGACGACGCAGCAAAGAAGAAAGCCATCGAGCTCGCAGTGGCGCAGATCGAGAAGCAGTTCGGCAAGGGCACCATCATGAGCCTGACCGGCGACAACGTCCTGCCGGTGGAGGTGATCCCGACAGGCGCGTTGGCGCTCGATCTGGCGCTGGGCGTCGGCGGCGTGCCACGTGGTCGAGTCGTCGAGGTCTACGGTCCCGAGTCGTCGGGCAAGACGACGCTGTGCCTGCACATCCTTTCGGAGGCGCAGAAGCGCGGAGGCGTTGCCGCGTTTATCGACGCGGAGCATGCGTTCGACCGGTTCTGGGCGAAGAAGGTCGGCGTCGATCTCGACGCCCTGTTGTTCTCCCAGCCAGACGACGCGGAGCAGGCTCTGGAGATCGTCGAGACGCTGGTGCGAAGCGGCGCCGTGGACTGCATCGTGGTCGACTCTGTCGCGGCATTGGCTCCCCGCGTCGAGATCGCCGGCGAGATGGGCGATTCGCACGTTGGCGTCATCGCGCGGCTGATGTCGCAGGCATTGCGCAAGTTGACGGGTGTCATCAACAAGTCGCGGACGTGCGTCATCTTCATCAATCAGGTGCGCGAGAAGATCGGCGTGACGTACGGGAACCCGGAGACGACTCCCGGCGGGAGGGCGCTGAAGTTCCACGCCTCGATCCGCATGGAGATTCGACGCGGAGAGGCGCTGAAGGTCGGAACGGACACGGTCGGCTACCGGACGCGCGTCCGCATCATCAAGAACAAGGTGGCTCCGCCGTATACGCAGGCTGAATTCGACATGGAGTTCGCCGGTGGCATCTCGCGCGAGGGCAGCATCCTCGACATCGCGTCCGACTACGGCATCGTGCAGAAGTCGGGTGCTTGGTTCTCGTATGGCGAGGAGCGACTGGGTCAAGGGCGCGAGAACGCCAAGGCGTATCTGCGGGACAACGCGGACATCGCGGCGCAGGTCGAAGCGAAGGTGCGCGAGTCGCTTACCGGGAGCGTCGTCGGCGCAGACCGCCCGTTGCCGGAAGACGCCGACGACGAGCTCGATCCTGATCTGGACGACGAACTCGGTGAGGTCGTCGAAGACCTGTCGGACGAGGTTTGA
- a CDS encoding DUF362 domain-containing protein, translating to METKQERTAVPAVGIKRCGVRREAVRGALEHVLDEIAPRVSSPVLIKPNFLSSGNQLASTHADAVRGVLDVLMQLPNAPDEVLIAEGGNEKYSGEAFENFGYGALAGEYGVAIRLMDLHQETEWEEAEIELADGGTWRVGVPMTVLRCPTTISVAVAKTHDVLYTTLALKNMIMGSVRQNDRVKMHGYMTHGERQVGRESQILNRNLIRLAAWLTPSIAVIDGVEGLQGNGPGGTDVVRLGTAFAGSDVWAVDAVCSQAMGFEPRDLGVFVYAAERGLGVVDIADIEMRGDGLDEIARAFTPHERYPFQRQWREEGVRF from the coding sequence TTGGAGACCAAGCAAGAGAGGACAGCCGTGCCAGCAGTAGGGATCAAGCGTTGCGGTGTTCGTCGGGAGGCGGTGCGAGGCGCACTGGAGCACGTGCTGGACGAGATCGCGCCGAGGGTGAGCTCGCCTGTCCTCATCAAGCCGAACTTCCTGTCGAGCGGCAATCAGCTCGCGTCCACTCACGCCGATGCTGTTCGCGGCGTGCTCGACGTTCTGATGCAGTTGCCGAACGCGCCAGACGAGGTGCTCATCGCAGAGGGTGGGAACGAGAAGTACAGCGGAGAGGCGTTCGAGAATTTCGGCTACGGCGCATTGGCTGGCGAGTACGGCGTTGCGATCCGACTGATGGACCTGCATCAGGAGACGGAGTGGGAGGAGGCGGAGATCGAGCTCGCGGACGGCGGAACATGGCGCGTCGGCGTGCCGATGACCGTGCTCAGATGCCCCACTACGATCTCGGTGGCGGTTGCCAAGACGCATGATGTCCTCTACACAACCCTGGCGCTCAAGAACATGATCATGGGGTCTGTCCGGCAGAACGATCGCGTCAAGATGCACGGGTACATGACGCATGGCGAGCGGCAAGTCGGACGAGAGTCCCAGATACTCAATCGGAACCTGATTCGCCTGGCTGCCTGGCTCACGCCGAGCATCGCGGTCATCGACGGCGTCGAAGGGCTACAAGGGAACGGTCCCGGTGGAACCGACGTCGTCCGCCTCGGCACGGCGTTTGCCGGATCGGATGTGTGGGCGGTCGATGCGGTCTGTTCGCAGGCGATGGGGTTCGAGCCGCGCGATCTCGGCGTGTTCGTCTACGCGGCTGAGCGCGGCTTGGGAGTCGTCGATATCGCCGATATCGAGATGCGCGGAGACGGTTTGGACGAGATCGCGCGGGCGTTCACCCCTCACGAGCGCTACCCGTTCCAGCGCCAATGGCGCGAGGAAGGCGTGCGGTTCTGA
- a CDS encoding SOS response-associated peptidase: MCGRFTMATPSPELARLFDLEEMPTVAPRYNVSPTQNVLGIRARGEDGSQREAAWLRWGLIPGWAKDPSIGARMINARSETAAEKPSFRTPLRRRRCLIPADGFYEWRRTGSQKQPYLVRVRGGEPFAFGGIWDVWRQGDDVVIESCAILTTEPNDLMVSIHDRMPVIIRPEEFDLWIDPSMQKPGDIAHLMAPFPASEMDAIAVTTRVNNPANDDPQCAVPAAAIS, encoded by the coding sequence ATGTGCGGTCGATTCACCATGGCGACGCCCAGTCCAGAACTCGCGCGGCTGTTCGACCTCGAAGAGATGCCGACCGTGGCGCCGCGATACAACGTATCCCCGACCCAGAACGTCCTTGGGATTCGGGCCCGGGGCGAGGACGGTTCCCAACGCGAGGCGGCATGGCTCCGTTGGGGATTGATCCCCGGCTGGGCGAAGGACCCGTCCATTGGCGCTCGGATGATCAATGCGCGGTCGGAGACCGCCGCCGAAAAGCCGTCGTTCAGAACGCCGTTGCGACGGAGGCGATGCCTGATTCCCGCCGACGGGTTCTACGAGTGGCGGCGGACGGGTTCCCAGAAACAGCCCTACCTGGTGCGAGTGCGCGGCGGCGAGCCCTTCGCGTTCGGCGGAATCTGGGATGTGTGGCGGCAGGGCGACGACGTTGTCATCGAGTCCTGCGCCATTCTCACGACCGAGCCGAATGACCTGATGGTGTCGATCCACGACCGGATGCCCGTCATCATCCGTCCCGAGGAGTTCGACCTGTGGATTGACCCATCCATGCAGAAGCCCGGCGATATCGCTCACCTCATGGCTCCCTTCCCAGCATCCGAGATGGACGCGATTGCCGTGACCACGCGGGTCAACAATCCTGCCAACGACGATCCCCAATGCGCAGTGCCGGCTGCGGCGATCTCCTAG
- a CDS encoding LamG domain-containing protein, with protein sequence MKRIAVALVALSVAIGAHADQAAVTKKLGEFKDLVGYWTLDGNLQDSSGNAHHGKIQGDPAAFTWVEGVNGGKALHADTARFVGSYIDIAAPIGSKFDSPKASCVVWATLEPRAGNYWHSIVERNNLWYVETETKPAEWKDNAVVVRLYDVVAVGGGGSGQIRDNTNVTVKDGVWAQYGWSYDGSKIRVYLNGTKVLEAAYAGGLGPTKDTPKAPPADKGKNYNLSIATWQQRDDWFKGAIDAFAYITDVLTDADFKALNDAMNAPLAVEPKGKAAAAWGGLKQQ encoded by the coding sequence ATGAAGCGAATCGCCGTCGCGCTCGTCGCGCTTTCGGTCGCCATCGGTGCGCACGCCGATCAGGCTGCTGTCACCAAGAAGCTCGGGGAGTTCAAGGACCTCGTCGGCTACTGGACGCTCGACGGGAACCTGCAGGACTCCTCCGGTAACGCACATCACGGGAAGATCCAGGGAGACCCCGCCGCGTTCACGTGGGTCGAGGGCGTCAACGGAGGCAAGGCACTTCACGCCGACACCGCCCGTTTCGTGGGTTCCTACATCGACATCGCCGCGCCCATCGGCTCCAAGTTCGATTCCCCCAAGGCGAGCTGCGTCGTCTGGGCGACGTTGGAGCCCAGGGCTGGCAACTACTGGCACTCCATCGTCGAGCGGAACAATCTGTGGTACGTCGAGACGGAAACCAAGCCCGCCGAATGGAAGGACAACGCGGTCGTCGTGCGCCTGTACGACGTGGTTGCCGTCGGCGGCGGCGGGTCGGGTCAGATCCGCGACAACACGAACGTAACCGTCAAAGACGGCGTTTGGGCGCAGTACGGCTGGTCGTATGACGGATCGAAGATCCGCGTCTACCTGAACGGCACGAAGGTGCTGGAGGCAGCCTACGCCGGCGGGTTGGGCCCGACGAAAGACACTCCGAAGGCTCCTCCTGCCGACAAGGGCAAGAACTACAACCTGAGCATTGCCACGTGGCAGCAGCGCGACGACTGGTTCAAGGGAGCCATCGACGCGTTCGCCTACATCACGGACGTGCTGACCGACGCGGACTTCAAGGCGCTGAATGACGCGATGAACGCCCCGCTTGCCGTCGAACCGAAGGGCAAGGCCGCCGCCGCATGGGGAGGGCTGAAGCAGCAGTAG
- a CDS encoding Gfo/Idh/MocA family oxidoreductase translates to MAIRQRGVDGCDRPPVVYSRGRHTAQRFRVTDPRRAVRRRADRLQASGGRQRIHRVAARNSWMLDRRVHRAAQNRRRERHVALGARRGPGSRHRRPHHPPCGARRERDAPHHLTTRERRVPTRSARTRRSRSFWRNRRIVVQLEDSYEREPARGWERGRWTRRTPRRQRPAPKESTMDRLRVAVVGAGRRATGAWLPTIDALTDQLELVAVCNTGAPRGEEQANRYRAPWFHSVEAMLDKTKPDFVAVIVSPPQTHVVAGAALERGISVVTETPVASALEDADRLIALAAETGAHLEVAENLYRAPSERIKRELILDGVFGRVLRGHNNSRTHNYHAVSLVRSYIGFDVPIRRVVGIEAPFTVQPHDYRGTRTDAERSRHAIFFFEGGALGFSHFTSLAFGSPLRGISSTEFYGEKGMAVGDQLFVLASETERRPIDIRRVVCTAKGVETLDRLVADTDPEIVWENPFRDYPLNDGLVTIACQLGSIMRSVREGVPPEYGAVNGRIDRQIDLAISESHRNGNVPIEID, encoded by the coding sequence ATGGCGATTCGCCAGCGAGGCGTCGACGGATGTGATCGCCCGCCAGTTGTCTACTCACGCGGGCGGCATACTGCCCAACGATTCCGCGTCACTGATCCGCGTCGAGCCGTCCGGCGTCGCGCTGACCGGCTTCAAGCGAGCGGAGGACGGCAACGGATACATCGTGTCGCTGCGCGAAACTCGTGGATGCTCGACCGTCGCGTCCATCGAGCTGCCCAGAATCGGCGGCGCGAACGCCACGTCGCCCTTGGAGCTCGACGGGGCCCCGGTTCCCGTCATAGGCGACCGCATCATCCTCCATGTGGAGCCCGACGCGAACGTGACGCTCCGCATCACCTGACCACCCGCGAGCGGCGGGTTCCGACGCGCTCAGCGCGAACCCGCCGCAGCCGCTCGTTCTGGCGAAATCGACGGATCGTAGTCCAACTCGAAGACTCGTACGAACGTGAGCCCGCCCGTGGGTGGGAACGTGGACGCTGGACGCGCCGAACCCCGAGGCGACAGCGTCCCGCACCGAAGGAGTCAACGATGGATCGGCTCAGGGTCGCAGTGGTCGGCGCGGGTCGCCGGGCTACAGGAGCCTGGCTGCCCACAATCGACGCGCTCACCGACCAGCTCGAGCTGGTGGCGGTGTGCAACACGGGTGCGCCGCGCGGCGAGGAGCAGGCGAACCGGTACCGCGCGCCGTGGTTCCATTCGGTCGAAGCGATGCTCGATAAGACGAAGCCCGACTTCGTCGCCGTCATCGTGAGTCCGCCGCAGACGCACGTCGTCGCCGGAGCCGCCCTGGAGCGAGGCATCAGCGTAGTCACCGAGACGCCGGTGGCGTCGGCGTTGGAGGATGCCGATCGGCTGATCGCCTTGGCTGCGGAGACAGGAGCGCACCTCGAAGTCGCCGAGAACCTCTACCGGGCTCCGTCGGAACGCATCAAACGCGAGTTGATCCTAGACGGCGTGTTCGGGCGCGTGCTGCGGGGTCACAACAACAGCCGCACACACAACTACCATGCGGTGAGCCTGGTGCGGAGCTACATCGGGTTCGACGTTCCCATCCGGCGCGTCGTCGGCATCGAAGCTCCCTTCACGGTTCAACCGCATGACTACCGAGGCACGCGGACCGACGCCGAGCGGTCGCGGCACGCCATCTTCTTCTTCGAGGGCGGAGCGCTGGGGTTCTCGCACTTCACGAGCCTGGCATTCGGGTCGCCGCTGCGCGGCATCTCGTCGACCGAGTTCTACGGCGAGAAGGGAATGGCGGTCGGCGACCAGCTCTTTGTACTCGCCAGCGAGACGGAGAGGCGTCCGATCGACATCCGTCGAGTGGTGTGTACGGCAAAGGGCGTCGAGACGCTCGACCGACTCGTCGCCGACACGGACCCGGAGATCGTCTGGGAGAACCCGTTCCGCGACTACCCGCTGAACGACGGGCTCGTGACCATCGCGTGCCAGCTCGGAAGCATCATGCGCTCGGTGCGAGAGGGCGTGCCGCCGGAGTACGGCGCGGTCAACGGGCGGATCGACCGCCAGATCGATCTGGCGATCAGCGAGTCGCACCGCAACGGGAACGTTCCTATCGAGATCGACTAG
- a CDS encoding CBS domain-containing protein translates to MRTAQNGLWLRRRRLEGCSVDAETLELPISRLRVREPVCVPHSTKVRDAVRLLQEKRAGCLMVTDAGKLVGIFTDRDAMKRLSPLGKAGGDRPLSDLMTRNPAALHLEDSILFAMNRMHVGGYRHIPLVDADGTPVGIISVRAVIDYLVEHFEDTVLGESETTS, encoded by the coding sequence ATGCGCACCGCCCAGAATGGGCTATGGTTAAGGCGAAGGCGCCTGGAAGGGTGTTCGGTGGACGCAGAGACGCTTGAGCTTCCCATCTCACGGTTGCGTGTCCGAGAGCCCGTGTGTGTTCCTCACTCGACGAAGGTGCGAGACGCGGTCAGGCTCCTCCAGGAGAAGCGCGCCGGCTGTCTGATGGTGACCGACGCCGGCAAGCTGGTCGGCATCTTCACGGATCGGGACGCAATGAAGCGGCTGAGCCCGCTTGGCAAGGCTGGCGGCGACCGACCCCTTTCCGATCTGATGACGCGCAATCCCGCCGCGCTTCACCTCGAAGACAGTATCCTGTTCGCGATGAACCGCATGCACGTCGGTGGGTACCGTCATATTCCGCTCGTGGACGCCGACGGAACGCCGGTCGGCATCATCTCCGTGCGTGCCGTCATCGACTACCTGGTCGAGCATTTCGAGGACACGGTCCTCGGTGAATCGGAGACCACGTCCTGA
- a CDS encoding CBS domain-containing protein, giving the protein MVHDPVSEDLQRFEELLEADVRSLPEDALLAPVAALSFQHRSTVSPNESIATAMSRMIADDVGCLGVLDGRKLVGILTERDVLMKVAPDFENTDKRLVSDLMIPKPSAVRATATIADALRLMHLGHFRHLPIVDDGGNYVAMVSVRSILEYVVEHFQAEVLNLPPNPIRGPMNSREGA; this is encoded by the coding sequence ATGGTTCACGATCCCGTCAGCGAGGACCTGCAGCGGTTCGAGGAGTTGCTCGAAGCCGACGTGCGATCCCTGCCCGAAGATGCGCTACTCGCTCCCGTCGCGGCGTTGTCGTTTCAACACCGTTCGACGGTGAGCCCGAACGAGTCGATCGCGACTGCCATGTCGCGGATGATCGCAGACGATGTCGGCTGCCTGGGCGTGCTCGACGGACGAAAGCTGGTCGGTATCCTGACCGAACGCGACGTCCTGATGAAGGTCGCGCCCGACTTCGAGAACACGGACAAGCGTCTCGTTTCGGATCTGATGATCCCGAAACCGAGCGCGGTGCGCGCCACCGCGACGATTGCCGATGCCCTGCGTTTGATGCATCTCGGTCACTTCAGGCATCTCCCAATCGTCGACGATGGCGGCAACTACGTTGCCATGGTGTCGGTGCGCAGCATCCTCGAGTACGTCGTCGAGCACTTCCAGGCAGAAGTGCTCAATCTGCCACCGAACCCGATTCGAGGCCCGATGAACTCACGGGAGGGCGCCTGA
- a CDS encoding 2-oxoacid:acceptor oxidoreductase subunit alpha: protein MTQRLEVVNEVTIRFAGDSGDGMQITGDQFTNTSALVGNDLSTLPDFPAEIRAPAGTLAGVSSFQVHFSSFDIHTPGDSLDVLVAMNPAALKVNLGFVKPNGIIIANTAQFVSKNLRLAGYAEDPLQDGSLASYQVFPVNITELTAHALADIPDLTAREIERCKNFFALGIVFWLFHRPMEHTIRWIEDYFTKRRRPKYVAANVSALKGGAAFAEATELFATTYEVRPAPLQAGLYRNLTGNTGLALGLLAAATRSGLQLFYAGYPITPASAILHDLSGYKRFGVRTFQAEDEIAAAGAALGAAYGGALAVTGTSGPGIALKQETISLAVSVELPMVICNVQRGGPSTGLPTKTEQSDLFQAIVGRHGEAPLPVIAASRPSDCFDAAFEACRVAIKYMTPVILLSDGYIGQGSEPWRIPSVPDLPKIDVPERPAAEGFAPYLRDPDTYARPWAVPGSPGLEHRVGGLEKSDVNGHVSYAPDNHETMTLNRSKKVALVAREMPPLEVHGDPDGGKLLVLGWGSTYGAIRTAVERCREAGQSVSRAHLRWLNPLPEDLGDTLAKFERVLIPELNLGQLLTFVRAKYLIPAIGLHKVQGVPFTASEIQSAIEELL from the coding sequence ATGACCCAACGGCTGGAGGTCGTCAACGAGGTCACGATCCGTTTCGCCGGGGACTCCGGCGACGGAATGCAGATCACCGGCGACCAGTTCACCAATACGTCTGCACTGGTCGGGAACGATCTGAGCACGCTGCCGGACTTTCCGGCAGAGATCCGAGCGCCCGCCGGCACACTCGCCGGCGTGAGCAGCTTCCAGGTTCACTTCAGCAGCTTCGATATCCACACCCCGGGCGATAGTCTCGACGTGCTGGTCGCGATGAATCCCGCTGCGCTCAAGGTGAACCTCGGGTTCGTCAAGCCGAACGGTATCATCATCGCGAACACGGCTCAGTTCGTCTCGAAGAACCTGAGACTCGCGGGCTATGCCGAGGATCCGCTGCAAGACGGGAGCCTGGCGTCTTACCAGGTGTTCCCTGTCAACATCACGGAGTTGACCGCCCACGCCTTGGCGGATATCCCCGACCTGACGGCGCGCGAGATCGAGCGGTGCAAGAACTTCTTCGCGCTGGGGATCGTCTTCTGGCTCTTCCATCGCCCGATGGAGCACACGATCCGGTGGATCGAGGACTACTTCACGAAGCGCAGGCGACCGAAGTACGTCGCCGCCAACGTTTCCGCCCTCAAAGGCGGCGCAGCGTTCGCAGAGGCGACCGAGCTGTTCGCCACGACCTACGAGGTCCGTCCCGCGCCGCTACAGGCAGGGCTCTACCGGAACCTGACCGGCAACACCGGCTTGGCTCTGGGACTGCTCGCGGCGGCGACGCGATCCGGTCTCCAGCTCTTCTACGCCGGCTATCCGATCACCCCGGCGAGTGCCATCCTTCACGATCTGTCGGGTTACAAGAGATTCGGCGTACGGACGTTCCAGGCGGAGGACGAGATCGCCGCTGCGGGCGCTGCTTTGGGCGCTGCCTACGGCGGGGCGCTCGCCGTGACGGGAACCAGCGGTCCCGGCATCGCGCTCAAGCAGGAGACGATCAGCCTGGCGGTGAGCGTCGAGCTACCCATGGTCATCTGCAACGTGCAGCGAGGCGGGCCCAGCACGGGTCTGCCGACCAAGACGGAGCAATCGGACCTGTTCCAGGCGATTGTGGGCAGACACGGCGAAGCGCCGCTTCCGGTCATCGCCGCTTCACGTCCCTCCGACTGCTTCGACGCGGCGTTCGAAGCGTGTCGCGTCGCCATCAAGTACATGACGCCGGTCATTCTCTTGTCCGACGGCTACATCGGGCAAGGATCGGAGCCGTGGCGCATCCCATCGGTGCCGGATCTGCCGAAAATCGATGTGCCGGAACGTCCCGCAGCGGAGGGGTTCGCTCCGTACCTACGCGACCCGGATACGTACGCGCGACCGTGGGCGGTTCCCGGTTCCCCAGGGCTGGAGCATCGTGTCGGCGGGCTGGAGAAGTCAGACGTCAACGGACACGTGAGCTATGCCCCGGATAACCACGAGACGATGACGCTCAACCGCTCCAAGAAGGTCGCGTTGGTGGCTCGTGAGATGCCGCCCCTCGAAGTTCACGGCGACCCGGACGGCGGCAAGCTGCTGGTGCTTGGGTGGGGCAGCACCTATGGAGCGATTCGCACGGCGGTCGAGCGGTGTCGCGAGGCTGGGCAGTCGGTGTCTCGCGCGCATCTTCGCTGGCTGAACCCGCTGCCGGAGGACCTCGGTGACACGCTTGCCAAATTCGAGCGCGTTCTGATCCCCGAACTCAACCTGGGGCAACTGCTCACCTTCGTGCGGGCGAAGTACCTGATCCCGGCGATTGGCTTGCACAAGGTCCAGGGCGTGCCATTCACCGCCTCGGAGATCCAATCGGCAATCGAGGAACTCCTGTAG
- a CDS encoding 2-oxoacid:ferredoxin oxidoreductase subunit beta — translation MRSAVASAGPALTRDDFQSDQDVRWCPGCGDYSILAQVQRVLPELGVPKENIVFISGIGCSSRFPYYMNTFGFHTIHGRAPAIATGLKLARPELDVWVVTGDGDALSIGGNHFVHLLRRNLDIRVLLFNNQIYGLTKGQYSPTSEQGKVTYSSPMGSIETPFNPMRVALGANASLVARSLDRDTKHLQMVLKRAHEHQGTAFVEIYQDCIVFNKDTFAPLTDRETKDDNVLYLEHGEPMVFGKERDKGIRLDGLQPRVISLTDGQHSVADLLIHDEHDRYGTLSDILATFQERVGFPRPVGIVRNIERVCYEDVMLEQIDKAMARSGPGDLAALLAEGDTWTVGPNGS, via the coding sequence ATGCGATCCGCAGTTGCGAGCGCCGGTCCGGCGCTGACTCGAGACGACTTCCAGAGCGACCAGGACGTGCGTTGGTGTCCGGGCTGCGGCGACTACTCGATTCTCGCTCAGGTGCAGCGCGTTCTGCCGGAACTGGGAGTGCCGAAAGAGAACATCGTGTTCATCTCCGGGATCGGCTGCTCGAGTCGCTTCCCCTACTACATGAACACGTTTGGGTTCCACACGATTCACGGTCGCGCGCCTGCGATCGCCACGGGTCTCAAGCTGGCGCGCCCTGAGCTGGATGTGTGGGTCGTCACCGGCGACGGCGACGCGTTGAGCATCGGCGGCAATCACTTCGTCCACCTGTTGCGGCGGAACCTGGACATCCGCGTTCTGCTGTTCAACAACCAGATCTACGGGCTGACAAAGGGTCAGTACTCGCCGACATCCGAGCAGGGGAAGGTGACCTACTCGTCGCCGATGGGCTCCATCGAGACGCCGTTCAACCCGATGCGCGTCGCGTTGGGCGCGAACGCCTCTTTGGTCGCCCGGTCGCTCGACCGCGATACGAAGCACTTGCAGATGGTGCTCAAGCGCGCCCACGAGCACCAAGGCACGGCGTTCGTCGAGATCTATCAAGACTGCATCGTGTTCAACAAGGACACGTTCGCCCCCCTGACCGACCGCGAGACGAAGGACGACAACGTCCTCTACCTGGAACACGGCGAGCCGATGGTGTTCGGCAAGGAGCGCGACAAGGGCATCCGCCTGGACGGGCTTCAGCCGCGGGTGATTTCGTTGACGGATGGGCAGCATTCGGTCGCGGACCTGCTGATTCACGACGAGCACGACCGCTACGGGACGCTGTCGGACATCCTGGCGACGTTCCAAGAACGCGTTGGTTTCCCCCGACCGGTGGGCATCGTCCGCAATATCGAGCGCGTGTGCTACGAGGATGTGATGCTCGAGCAGATCGACAAGGCGATGGCTCGATCAGGACCGGGCGACCTGGCTGCTCTGCTGGCGGAGGGGGACACATGGACGGTGGGGCCCAACGGGTCCTGA
- a CDS encoding AEC family transporter, translating to MILPLVLMAGVGFLLQRTVGIDVRALSKLNVNVLVPFFLFDNFYRTGISLSDAGTTALYTWLVMAAMLAAALAFSRLRRMSRPLAVAFAVSTIFYNSGNYGLSVMELVFSGEARETATSIQAVVLTTQNVTTFTLGAFVIASGKRSVSESVRHILRYPILPAFMLALLLRYVGAELPSFVAIASHRIATALVPMGLLTLGAQIGTVRRVDQPAALGASAAIRLVGGPLAGLGIIHMLGISGLAAQVLLIGSAVPTAVNTALLSIEFESESDFASQAVLCSTLASVATATCVIAFALSRW from the coding sequence GTGATCCTCCCGCTCGTGCTCATGGCAGGAGTGGGCTTCCTCCTCCAGAGGACTGTCGGCATTGACGTTCGAGCGCTCTCCAAGCTCAACGTCAACGTCCTCGTTCCCTTCTTCCTCTTCGACAACTTTTACCGAACCGGGATCAGCCTCTCCGACGCCGGGACGACCGCGCTCTACACCTGGCTGGTGATGGCGGCGATGCTTGCGGCGGCATTGGCGTTCTCACGGCTGCGACGCATGTCGCGTCCCCTCGCCGTGGCGTTCGCCGTTTCGACCATCTTCTACAACAGCGGGAACTACGGGCTCTCGGTGATGGAGCTCGTCTTCTCCGGTGAAGCCCGCGAGACGGCGACCTCCATCCAAGCGGTCGTCTTGACGACTCAGAACGTCACGACGTTCACGCTGGGCGCGTTCGTCATTGCCTCCGGCAAGCGGTCCGTATCCGAGTCCGTACGCCACATCCTGCGCTATCCCATCTTGCCGGCGTTCATGCTCGCGCTGCTGCTGCGCTACGTCGGCGCGGAACTTCCCAGCTTCGTTGCCATCGCGTCGCATCGGATCGCCACGGCGCTGGTTCCCATGGGGCTCCTCACGTTGGGTGCGCAAATAGGGACGGTTCGTCGCGTGGATCAGCCCGCAGCCTTGGGAGCGAGCGCGGCGATTCGACTGGTGGGTGGTCCGCTGGCGGGGCTGGGCATCATTCACATGCTGGGAATCAGCGGGTTGGCGGCGCAGGTCTTGCTCATCGGCTCGGCTGTGCCGACGGCAGTGAACACAGCCCTGCTCAGCATCGAGTTCGAGTCCGAGTCGGACTTCGCCTCTCAGGCGGTTCTCTGTTCGACGCTGGCGAGCGTCGCCACCGCGACCTGCGTCATCGCCTTCGCTCTGTCACGCTGGTGA